A single window of Colletes latitarsis isolate SP2378_abdomen chromosome 4, iyColLati1, whole genome shotgun sequence DNA harbors:
- the LOC143340818 gene encoding uncharacterized protein LOC143340818, translated as MSAIYKKSIQTIGKCVPEKFQPLWNHPAGPQTIFFWAPAFKWGLVIAGLGDLQRPANQLSVSQSSALAVTGVIWTRYSLAITPKNWSLFSVNLFVALTSMYQIARAVKYQREHESSAQAVSTERK; from the exons ATGTCGGCTATATATAAGAAATCGATACAAACGATTGGCAAGTGCGTGCCCGAGAAGTTCCAGCCGCTGTGGAATCATCCAGCTG GTCCGCAGACTATATTCTTCTGGGCACCGGCTTTTAAATGG GGGCTTGTGATAGCTGGCCTCGGTGAtctgcagaggccagcaaatcaGCTCTCCGTTAGCCAATCGTCTGCCTTGGCCGTTACGGGTGTGATTTGGACTAGGTATTCCTTAGCAATCACACCGAAAAACTGGAGCCTTTTTAGCGTAAATCTCTTCGTCGCACTAACGTCTATGTATCAAATTGCTAGAGCCGTAAA ATATCAACGCGAACACGAATCTTCGGCACAAGCAGTATCGACAGAGAGGAAATAG